The Streptomyces sp. NL15-2K genome contains a region encoding:
- a CDS encoding glycosyltransferase family 2 protein has protein sequence MSSVLRPATSGQDPVKAGQYRPISSHLAIAPPVSVVIPAMNEAENLPYVFKTLPDWIHEVVLVDGNSTDDTVEVARRLWPDVKVVEQRGKGKGDALITGFHACTGDIIVMVDADGSADGNEIVSYVSALVSGADFAKGSRFANGGGTDDMTFIRKLGNWALCTAVNRKFGARYTDLCYGYNAFWRYCLDKIDLDCTGFEVETLMNIRVVKAGLKVQEIPSHEYLRIHGTSNLRAVRDGLRVLRVILNERSNRRALRSRPQHSPMLDTVRGEVS, from the coding sequence ATGAGCTCAGTTCTGCGCCCGGCGACATCGGGTCAGGATCCTGTGAAAGCCGGCCAATACCGGCCCATCTCCTCTCACCTGGCCATAGCGCCGCCGGTGAGCGTGGTGATCCCCGCCATGAACGAGGCGGAGAACCTCCCGTACGTCTTCAAGACCCTTCCGGACTGGATCCATGAAGTGGTTCTCGTGGACGGCAATTCCACCGACGACACCGTCGAAGTGGCCCGCCGACTGTGGCCGGACGTCAAGGTCGTCGAGCAGCGCGGCAAGGGCAAGGGTGACGCGCTGATCACCGGCTTCCACGCCTGCACCGGCGACATCATCGTCATGGTCGACGCGGACGGCTCGGCCGACGGCAACGAGATCGTGTCGTACGTCTCCGCCCTCGTCTCCGGCGCGGACTTCGCCAAGGGCTCCCGTTTCGCCAACGGCGGCGGCACCGACGACATGACCTTCATCCGCAAGCTCGGCAACTGGGCGCTGTGCACGGCCGTCAACCGCAAGTTCGGCGCCCGCTACACGGACCTGTGCTACGGCTACAACGCCTTCTGGAGGTACTGCCTGGACAAGATCGACCTCGACTGCACCGGCTTCGAGGTCGAGACGCTGATGAACATCCGGGTGGTGAAGGCCGGGCTGAAGGTGCAGGAGATACCGAGCCACGAGTACCTCCGCATCCACGGCACCAGCAATCTGCGGGCCGTGCGGGACGGGCTGAGGGTGCTCAGGGTGATCCTGAACGAGCGCTCCAACCGGCGTGCCCTGCGCAGCCGTCCGCAGCACTCCCCGATGCTCGACACGGTCCGGGGAGAGGTGTCTTGA
- a CDS encoding polysaccharide deacetylase family protein: MTEAPVPILMYHAIAADPNEATRELSVTPEAFAQQMAVIAELGFTPVTTAALAARWRSGRPLPERPVLITFDDGYEGVHRHALPVLTKHGFAATLFVSTGWIRGAYDTGSGLDTMLDWDQVRELAAADVEIGGHSHTHPQLDQLDDAGLRHELIHCKEIVSDELGAVPASFAYPYGYSSRRVRQAVRETGYGQALAVGNGLARRRQGPYALHRVTVRRSTGVEEFERLVEGRAIARNSAGDRALTKGYALVRRARQVRRKAIRSRV, translated from the coding sequence ATGACCGAGGCGCCCGTGCCGATCCTCATGTACCACGCGATCGCGGCCGACCCGAACGAGGCCACACGGGAGTTGTCGGTGACCCCGGAGGCCTTCGCCCAGCAGATGGCGGTGATCGCGGAGCTCGGTTTCACCCCCGTCACCACGGCCGCGCTCGCCGCCCGTTGGCGTTCCGGCCGGCCGCTGCCCGAGCGGCCGGTCCTGATCACCTTCGACGACGGCTACGAGGGCGTGCACCGCCACGCCCTCCCCGTCCTCACCAAGCACGGCTTCGCCGCCACCCTGTTCGTCTCCACCGGGTGGATCCGGGGCGCGTACGACACCGGGAGCGGCCTGGACACCATGCTGGACTGGGACCAGGTCCGCGAACTCGCGGCGGCGGACGTGGAGATCGGCGGGCACAGCCACACCCATCCGCAGCTCGACCAGCTCGACGACGCCGGCCTGCGCCACGAGCTGATCCACTGCAAGGAGATCGTCTCGGACGAACTCGGCGCCGTCCCGGCCTCGTTCGCCTACCCCTACGGCTACTCCAGCCGCCGGGTGCGGCAGGCGGTGCGCGAGACGGGGTACGGCCAGGCGCTCGCCGTCGGCAACGGCTTGGCGCGCCGCCGCCAGGGGCCGTACGCCCTGCACCGCGTCACCGTGCGCCGGAGCACGGGCGTCGAGGAGTTCGAGCGGCTGGTCGAGGGCCGTGCGATCGCCCGGAACTCCGCCGGGGACCGTGCCCTCACCAAGGGGTACGCCCTGGTCCGCAGAGCACGACAGGTCCGCCGGAAGGCCATCCGTTCCCGTGTCTGA
- a CDS encoding lipopolysaccharide biosynthesis protein produces the protein MSDTTTTTTEEESPATEAPERPGRRFRLPGMSAGGSQLFRNAYALMLNTGISAVLGLGFWLAAARYYSESAVGQGSAAIAAMKLLAGLTAVTLTGALARFIPIAGRATGRLIFRTYAGSSVIVALAALVFLLTLDAWGPSYRFLHGPVNGLGFVVAVVAWSLLTLQDGVLTGLRSALWVPVGNTVFSAVKLALLVAFAVAIPTTGVFVSWVAAIAFSVLPLGWLVFRRLVPRHVKATDDHARPPTLKEVGRFLAGDYTGSLFSLAVVYLVPVIIASQVSSEDNAYFYITTTIGGTVNLLAINMGASLTVEGSHDPRRLAANTRAALKRMARIMLPVAGVLFFGAPWILGVFGAGYADAATPLLRWFAVGAVLRVVMETYFAVLRAQSRTAGLAWLQGLLCVMVLGLTLLLLPRMGLTGAGVAEIASLAVIVAIAAPKLYNIVRAPGADVPESAAPDGDLADLGAREVPAQAAPHRRGPGWALDQDTLALGVHVDFDHLERRPDVRPGPGTPPTGTPVVFEVDAPFEAEAVEDDVPDAVRDFVREEVPEPEEEPTRAPTRLGVVLGCLLTAALLLYWVPALRLGEADLDEMGGLGLISVLPTPTLLGAALLIVVFASLLWLGREHRALLLVTLLATVVSLHALPAVIETEPRFATAWQHLGFLDYIDRTGSAVPDLDARWSWPGFFAVAAFVLKACGVSDFTEVIRWWPLAIQLLYLAPMFLLVRSMRASWRAKWTGIWIFVLSGWVGQDYFSPQGFTYLLYLVFVAILLVWFRAPGVIWTKRRPGEIEVEPTDRRQRAVLLMVVIGLFAASVPAHQLTPFVMLGVLAVLVLIGRSELRGLPILFGVLVAVWVGFMAEPYWSGHFDELFGGVGGVGGNVSSSVSGRIEGGSSTHKLVLYARVLLAGGVMAFACWGWWRRRWHKYRERSLLVLTFVPFLGFGMQSYGGEMALRVFMFALPGAALLAALALFPRTGVTVEERDKDRVSLAPLAALMAGLVLMGGFLVARWGNEPFERIRPGEVSAMDYVYAHDEPTVRLLWLSNDTVDNVTPAMPWGAKDMEKVEYVPTLAPPDPVLVSGLVKALKDAGPNSYLMINRSQVIYLQLDVGYSKTWEPRLIRNLDARKELKKVFVNDDVTMYTLRKQPEGKVPAADPGPIGPQVTWTPWSVVGALAALALIVLLTTREVVRVAVRPSVRQLRWLQSSFWFALPLLAVLLASLVQRFVTMK, from the coding sequence GTGTCTGACACGACCACGACCACGACCGAGGAAGAGTCGCCGGCGACCGAGGCGCCCGAGCGGCCGGGGCGCCGGTTCCGGCTGCCCGGAATGAGTGCGGGGGGCAGCCAGCTGTTCCGCAACGCCTACGCCCTGATGCTGAACACCGGCATCTCCGCGGTGCTCGGCCTCGGTTTCTGGCTGGCCGCGGCCCGCTACTACTCCGAGTCCGCCGTGGGCCAGGGCTCCGCCGCGATCGCCGCGATGAAGCTCCTCGCCGGCCTGACCGCGGTCACCCTGACCGGGGCGCTGGCCCGTTTCATCCCGATCGCGGGACGGGCCACCGGGCGGCTCATCTTCCGCACCTACGCGGGCAGTTCGGTGATCGTGGCGCTGGCCGCGCTGGTCTTCCTGCTCACCCTGGACGCGTGGGGGCCGTCGTACCGCTTCCTGCACGGGCCGGTGAACGGGCTCGGCTTCGTCGTGGCCGTCGTCGCCTGGTCCCTGCTGACGCTCCAGGACGGGGTGCTGACCGGGCTGCGCAGCGCGCTGTGGGTGCCGGTCGGCAACACCGTGTTCTCCGCCGTCAAGCTGGCGCTGCTGGTCGCCTTCGCGGTGGCCATCCCCACCACCGGCGTCTTCGTCTCCTGGGTCGCGGCGATCGCCTTCTCCGTGCTGCCGCTGGGCTGGCTGGTGTTCCGGCGGCTGGTGCCGCGGCATGTGAAGGCCACCGACGACCATGCCCGGCCGCCGACGCTGAAGGAGGTCGGGCGGTTCCTGGCGGGCGACTACACCGGCTCGCTGTTCTCGCTCGCCGTGGTCTACCTGGTCCCCGTGATCATCGCCTCGCAGGTCAGCTCCGAGGACAACGCGTACTTCTACATCACCACCACGATCGGCGGCACGGTCAACCTGCTCGCCATCAACATGGGCGCTTCCCTCACCGTCGAGGGCTCGCACGACCCGCGCCGGCTGGCCGCCAACACCCGGGCCGCGCTGAAGCGGATGGCGCGGATCATGCTGCCCGTCGCCGGCGTGCTGTTCTTCGGCGCCCCCTGGATCCTCGGCGTCTTCGGCGCGGGCTACGCGGACGCGGCCACCCCGCTGCTGCGCTGGTTCGCGGTCGGCGCGGTGCTGCGGGTCGTCATGGAGACGTACTTCGCGGTGCTGCGCGCCCAGAGCCGCACCGCCGGACTGGCCTGGTTGCAGGGCCTGCTCTGCGTCATGGTGCTCGGTCTGACGCTGCTGCTGCTCCCCCGCATGGGTCTGACCGGCGCGGGCGTCGCCGAGATCGCGTCGCTCGCGGTGATCGTCGCGATCGCCGCGCCCAAGCTGTACAACATCGTCCGTGCCCCGGGTGCCGACGTCCCCGAGAGCGCGGCGCCCGACGGGGACCTCGCCGACCTGGGGGCGCGCGAGGTCCCCGCCCAGGCGGCACCGCACAGGCGCGGGCCCGGCTGGGCGCTCGACCAGGACACGCTCGCCCTCGGCGTCCACGTCGACTTCGACCACCTGGAACGCCGGCCGGACGTCCGCCCGGGGCCGGGCACGCCGCCCACGGGCACGCCGGTGGTTTTCGAGGTGGACGCGCCGTTCGAGGCGGAGGCCGTCGAGGACGACGTACCGGACGCCGTAAGGGACTTCGTACGGGAAGAGGTACCGGAGCCGGAAGAAGAACCCACGCGTGCGCCCACCCGCCTCGGGGTCGTCCTCGGCTGCCTGCTGACCGCCGCGCTCTTGTTGTATTGGGTGCCCGCGCTGCGCCTCGGCGAGGCCGACCTCGACGAGATGGGCGGGCTCGGGCTGATCTCCGTCCTGCCGACACCCACGCTCCTGGGCGCGGCACTGCTGATCGTGGTGTTCGCCTCACTGCTGTGGCTGGGCCGCGAGCACCGAGCGCTGCTGCTGGTCACGCTGCTCGCGACCGTGGTCTCGTTGCACGCGCTGCCCGCCGTGATCGAGACCGAGCCGCGGTTCGCGACGGCCTGGCAGCATCTCGGCTTCCTCGACTACATCGACCGGACCGGGTCGGCCGTACCCGATCTGGACGCGCGCTGGAGCTGGCCGGGCTTCTTCGCGGTGGCCGCGTTCGTGCTGAAGGCCTGCGGGGTCAGTGACTTCACCGAGGTCATCCGCTGGTGGCCGCTGGCCATCCAATTGTTGTACCTCGCGCCGATGTTCCTCCTTGTACGCTCGATGCGGGCGAGCTGGCGGGCCAAGTGGACCGGCATCTGGATCTTCGTGCTCAGCGGCTGGGTCGGCCAGGACTACTTCTCCCCGCAGGGCTTCACCTATCTCCTCTACCTGGTGTTCGTGGCGATCCTGCTGGTCTGGTTCCGGGCTCCGGGCGTGATCTGGACGAAGCGGCGACCGGGCGAGATCGAGGTCGAGCCGACGGACCGGCGGCAGCGGGCCGTGCTGCTCATGGTCGTGATCGGCCTGTTCGCGGCGAGCGTCCCGGCGCACCAGCTCACCCCGTTCGTGATGCTGGGTGTGCTGGCGGTGCTCGTCCTGATCGGCCGCAGCGAACTGCGCGGCCTGCCCATCCTGTTCGGCGTCCTGGTGGCCGTCTGGGTCGGCTTCATGGCCGAGCCGTACTGGTCCGGGCACTTCGACGAGCTGTTCGGCGGGGTCGGCGGCGTCGGCGGCAATGTGTCGTCGTCCGTGTCCGGCCGTATCGAGGGCGGCAGTTCGACGCACAAGCTGGTGCTCTACGCGCGCGTGCTGCTCGCCGGCGGTGTGATGGCCTTCGCCTGCTGGGGCTGGTGGCGGCGGCGCTGGCACAAGTACCGCGAGCGGTCGCTGCTGGTCCTGACCTTCGTGCCGTTCCTGGGCTTCGGCATGCAGTCGTACGGCGGCGAAATGGCGCTGCGCGTCTTCATGTTCGCCCTGCCGGGCGCGGCCCTGCTCGCCGCCCTCGCCCTGTTCCCGCGTACCGGCGTCACGGTCGAGGAGCGCGACAAGGACCGGGTGAGCCTGGCACCGCTGGCCGCGCTGATGGCGGGCCTGGTGCTCATGGGCGGCTTCCTGGTGGCCCGCTGGGGCAACGAGCCGTTCGAGCGGATCCGGCCCGGCGAGGTCTCCGCCATGGACTACGTGTACGCCCACGACGAGCCGACGGTACGCCTGCTGTGGCTGAGCAACGACACGGTGGACAACGTGACGCCGGCGATGCCGTGGGGCGCGAAGGACATGGAGAAGGTCGAGTACGTGCCCACGCTCGCGCCGCCCGACCCGGTGCTGGTGTCGGGGCTGGTCAAGGCGCTGAAGGACGCGGGCCCGAACTCGTACCTGATGATCAACCGCAGTCAGGTGATCTATCTCCAGCTGGACGTGGGCTACTCGAAGACCTGGGAGCCGCGGCTGATCAGGAACCTGGACGCCCGCAAGGAACTGAAGAAGGTCTTCGTCAACGACGACGTGACGATGTACACGCTGCGCAAGCAGCCCGAGGGCAAGGTCCCGGCCGCGGACCCCGGTCCGATCGGGCCGCAGGTGACGTGGACGCCCTGGTCGGTCGTCGGGGCCCTCGCGGCGCTCGCGCTGATCGTGCTGCTGACGACACGGGAGGTCGTACGGGTCGCGGTGCGCCCGAGCGTGCGGCAACTGCGGTGGCTGCAGAGCAGCTTCTGGTTCGCGCTGCCGCTGCTGGCGGTGCTGCTCGCCTCGCTGGTGCAGCGCTTCGTGACGATGAAGTGA
- a CDS encoding glycosyltransferase family 2 protein has translation MTDLDISVVICVYTEDRWEDILAAVSSVRAQSRPALETLLVVDHNAALLDRLSREYKDAEGTDRVRVLANAGPRGLSAGRNTGIAASRGDVVAFLDDDAVAERDWLWHLADGYADPRVMAVGGRTEPIWASGRRPDWFPEEFDWVVGCTYKGLPSGLVRVRNVLGGNASFRRTAFDAAGGFATGIGRDGDKRPLGCEETELCIRLTRARPDAILLIDDRAVIHHRVPEVREHFGYFRTRTYAEGLSKALVARSVGSDKGLESERRYATRVLPAGVARGLRDALLSRPGGAGRAGAIVAGVLTAAGGYVVGSVRARRAGTTFVVPEIEGGSG, from the coding sequence TTGACCGATCTCGACATCTCCGTCGTGATCTGCGTCTACACCGAGGACCGCTGGGAGGACATCCTCGCGGCGGTCTCCTCGGTCCGGGCGCAGTCACGGCCGGCCCTGGAAACACTGCTTGTCGTCGACCACAACGCGGCGCTCCTGGACCGGCTGTCCAGGGAGTACAAGGACGCCGAGGGGACCGACCGGGTGCGGGTGCTCGCCAACGCGGGCCCCCGCGGCCTGTCCGCCGGCCGCAACACCGGGATCGCCGCCTCGCGCGGCGACGTCGTCGCGTTCCTGGACGACGACGCCGTCGCCGAGCGGGACTGGCTCTGGCACCTCGCCGACGGCTACGCCGATCCCCGGGTGATGGCCGTCGGCGGCCGTACGGAGCCCATCTGGGCGTCGGGCCGCCGCCCGGACTGGTTTCCCGAGGAGTTCGACTGGGTGGTGGGCTGCACGTACAAGGGTCTGCCGTCCGGGCTGGTGCGGGTGCGCAACGTGCTCGGCGGCAACGCCTCCTTCCGCCGTACGGCGTTCGACGCGGCGGGCGGTTTCGCCACCGGCATCGGGCGCGACGGCGACAAGCGGCCGCTGGGCTGCGAGGAGACGGAACTGTGCATCCGCCTCACCCGCGCCCGGCCCGACGCCATCCTGCTGATCGACGACCGCGCGGTGATCCACCACCGGGTGCCCGAGGTGCGCGAGCACTTCGGGTACTTCCGCACGCGTACGTACGCCGAGGGCCTGTCGAAGGCGCTGGTGGCCCGAAGTGTCGGGTCGGACAAGGGACTCGAGTCCGAGCGCCGGTACGCCACGCGGGTGCTGCCCGCCGGTGTGGCGCGCGGGCTGCGGGACGCCCTGCTGTCCCGGCCGGGGGGCGCCGGACGCGCGGGGGCGATCGTCGCCGGGGTGCTGACGGCGGCCGGTGGGTACGTCGTGGGGAGCGTCCGGGCGCGCCGGGCCGGGACGACCTTCGTGGTGCCGGAGATCGAGGGGGGAAGCGGATGA
- a CDS encoding xylan 1,4-beta-xylosidase gives MGRHGWNSGVGRWRLTALLGVGVAALALVVTLLNTLPGGGTSTEGTSRDGDKVHGTPAAPPDETTPDVGWGFTHTQFSADEGSSAATGRVEGLLSEAGGLPQNQHIMGWGADNPEPVKGRYDFEALDRRIDFMRSSGGTPVVTLCCAPDWMKGGRGGVDNTDWSRAALETAPTPEHYQDFADLAATVAKRYPDVRHFVVWNEFKGFWNDAEARWDYEGYTRLYNLVYKALKKVDKDIMVGGPYLVMDSLDPRSDDASAAFKGPWGAMDQRVLDAFAHWNENKVGADFVVVDGSSYTKDDELLPDEFAATDKFTAVSEWVRARTGDLPLWWAEYYVEPADGNDDRKGWSETRRVAVQATGMIAMVKGGATSGFYWNPEKEKGTECAGCLWTPTDQDSGGEKLPMYDLVSRFGAEFPAGTEYETVSVAPDDVPDVRVLATDKVILVVNILDRRISAKIDGKRFDMQAYEVKWLNR, from the coding sequence CTTCCCGGGGGTGGCACGAGCACGGAGGGCACCTCGCGCGACGGCGACAAGGTGCACGGCACACCGGCCGCCCCGCCCGACGAGACGACCCCGGACGTCGGCTGGGGTTTCACGCACACCCAGTTCAGCGCCGACGAGGGCAGCTCCGCGGCCACCGGGCGCGTCGAGGGGCTGCTGTCGGAGGCCGGGGGCCTGCCGCAGAACCAGCACATCATGGGCTGGGGTGCCGACAACCCGGAGCCGGTGAAGGGGCGTTACGACTTCGAGGCACTGGACCGCCGCATCGACTTCATGCGCTCCTCCGGCGGCACGCCCGTGGTCACCCTGTGCTGTGCCCCGGACTGGATGAAGGGCGGCAGGGGCGGCGTCGACAACACCGACTGGAGCCGGGCCGCCCTGGAGACCGCCCCGACGCCCGAGCACTACCAGGACTTCGCCGACCTGGCCGCGACCGTCGCCAAGCGCTATCCGGACGTACGCCACTTCGTCGTCTGGAACGAGTTCAAGGGCTTCTGGAACGACGCCGAGGCCCGCTGGGACTACGAGGGCTACACCCGGCTGTACAACCTGGTCTACAAAGCCCTCAAGAAAGTCGACAAGGACATCATGGTGGGCGGGCCGTACCTGGTGATGGACAGCCTCGACCCGCGGTCGGATGACGCCTCCGCGGCCTTCAAGGGGCCGTGGGGCGCCATGGACCAGCGGGTCCTCGACGCCTTCGCCCACTGGAACGAGAACAAGGTGGGCGCCGACTTCGTGGTCGTGGACGGTTCCAGCTACACCAAGGACGACGAACTGCTGCCCGACGAGTTCGCCGCCACCGACAAGTTCACGGCGGTGAGCGAATGGGTGCGTGCGCGGACCGGTGACCTGCCGCTGTGGTGGGCCGAGTACTACGTCGAGCCCGCCGACGGCAACGACGACCGCAAGGGCTGGTCCGAGACCCGGCGCGTCGCCGTCCAGGCCACCGGAATGATCGCCATGGTCAAGGGCGGCGCCACCTCCGGCTTCTACTGGAACCCGGAGAAGGAGAAGGGCACCGAGTGCGCGGGTTGCCTGTGGACACCGACCGACCAGGACAGCGGCGGCGAGAAGTTGCCCATGTACGACCTCGTCTCCCGCTTCGGCGCCGAGTTCCCGGCGGGCACCGAGTACGAGACCGTGTCCGTCGCCCCGGACGACGTACCCGATGTCCGCGTCCTGGCGACCGACAAGGTGATCCTGGTCGTCAACATCCTCGACCGGCGGATCAGCGCGAAGATCGACGGCAAGCGGTTCGACATGCAGGCGTACGAGGTGAAGTGGCTCAACCGGTGA